TGACGTCCTCGTAAAAAACGCCCCAGTCCGCCTCCGGCGGTCCTGTATCATACAACTGACGTGCCCGTAAGCGGGCATCGTCGAGCATGGACGCGCCGGCGAACCCGGAGAAGGAGACCGAACTGACATCGGTGAAGGCAACGCCCCCATCTCCGGAATTGTGTACTTAATGATTTCATATACGTACGCCTATGTTACGTAGAAGTCCGGATGCCTGGTTGCGCTCCGGCCTTCGTCACTGCGGCGTACCGCATAGTACGCATCGAGACCTTTCATTGTGTCATTTCGAGGAGCGCCTTAAGATCCGTCATTTCGCGGAGCGCCTTAATATCCGTCATTTCGAGGAGCGGAGCGACGAGAAATCCTGATGATGGCCGTTAGTGAAAGATTTCTCCCTACGGTCGAAATGACAAAAATGGCTGGTATTCAAACCTCTCCTTGTCGTTTCGAGGAGCGTCTCGATTGTGTCCGAGGAGCGCCTTAAGGTCCGTCATTTCGAGGAGCGCAAGCGACGAGAAATCCATGTCCCGAGCAAAGCGAGGGATCTTTGAGACTTCTCACATGCCTTCGAAATGACAGGGGAACGTTCGAAGTGACACAATCGATAGTTTTTTTAAGGTCTCGCATCATTCCTCAAGGATGTGCGCGCTGTGCCTCAAGGAGCTTTTTACAAAGCCGTCCTCTATCAGACGTTTTTCGGACTTCTACGAATTCGTCAAGCATGAAAATGGTGCAAGTGCAAGTCTGCTGCACCGGCCGTGTCATTCCCGATTGAGTTTTTCCCCGGCAACCGGTATACTGCGCCATCAACATCGTCCGTTCCTGTGGAAGGAGGTTGCATGGGGCACATAATTGCCGTTTCGGGCCCCATCGGAAGCGGAAAAACGACGCTCGCCGGGGGAATCGCGGCGGTCCTGGGAAACGCTTCCATTCTTCACTATGACAGCTACGAACGGGCATCACGACAAGCTCCGAATGATGTTATCCGGTGGATATCCGAAGGGGCCGACTTCAATGCCTTTGTCCTTCCTGACCTGGTGAGCGACCTGTCCGCGCTCAAACGCGGCATATCCATAACCGACCCCCTCTCCGGAGAAACAACCAGGGCGGAAGACTATATTATTTTCGAAATGCCCCTGGGCAGGGAACATCGGCACACATCCCCCCTGATCGACCTGCTGGTATGGATTGACATTCCCCCCGATGTTGCCCTGGCCCGCAAAATGCGGGAATACACGGAAGGTTTCCTGACCGGGGGACACGGCCGGCACGGCCTTGAGTGGCTCAAGCGATACCTGGACACGTACCCTGCCATGATCCGGCCCATCATGGAAATCCTGCATGAAAGGGTTCGCCCCGGCGCGGACATCATCATAGACGGTCGCGATGATCCCCGCACCCAGGCCGACCGGGCCGCGAAAGAAATAACACGGCTGCTTGGTTCCGACCGGCACTGAAAGGGCTGACCGGCCTCGTTCGCGATTGTGTTTCAGGCGGACACCGGGCGGGACAAAACCTTCAGAACGTTCCATAATAACCGCTCTTGAGTATGACCAGTTCGCCCTCCTCCATGCGGTAATCAAATCCCACGTCAAAGCGAAGATGATCGAGCAGGGAATAGGAGTCCCGGACGAAGGAGACCAGCGGCCGGGGATACTCCATCCACTGAAGGAAAAAAAGAAACTGGTCGATGGTTATGCCGGAAAAATAGATGCAGTCGCTTCGCTGCTTGTTGGCACAGCAGATGGTGTGACAATCGCGAAGTTCGGGACGGATAATGTCGTCCAGGGGAATGCGGGTCCCGTCTATCTGGGCTGAACAGGAGACCTTCCCGACGATTTCCTCCATCCGGCCGGCGGGATGAAAGAAAAAATAAAAATTCTCCAGTCTCATGCCGTCCGCGGTCCGGGCGTAACAGATTCCCGACGAGACGGCACTGCCGGGATTGCCGATATAGATATGGGCGCAGTCAAGGTCCCGTTCGCCCCGTAGCAGTTCGTCGTCCACGTCGAGGGAAAACATGAAATAGTGCAGATTCTCATCGGGCACGACGGACGACCGCACCCAGGGGCTCATGACATGGAGCACCCGCGACAGGGACCGCTCCCGGTCACGGCGCCGGTAGTCATAAAAATAATATTCCCATCCCATGCGGTCTCCGGTTTTCTTCACTCCCCACACGGTGTTTCCCATGCCGATCTCCCAGCGCAGGGCGTCCACCAGGTCGTACATGGCGGGATCCGCACCCAGGTAGTGGAAGGAATGTCGCAGCAGATTGACGGAACGAAGTCTGCCCGCCGGTGAAAGGGCGGGGCGGTATTCCCAGAGACAATAATTGTAGAGAACATCATCCTCCCGGGCGTATTCAAGATCGAAGGAATGCATGGCCCGTTTACCTTTCTGAAGGTATCGGAACCGGCCGGAGCCGCTCCCGTTCATCGCCGAAAGCCGCCATGTAGGCTTTGGAAAGCCCCCAACAGGAACGGTCGGCGCACTGTCCGCGGTACGGACAGGAACCGAAAGCGCTTTTTTCAAACTCCTCCCAGAATGCCCCGGGCAGCACCGTCACAGGAAACCGGCTGTCGAAGACGACTCCCGCCGGCGCGGGCAGGCAGTGCGGGAAGGCCTTCAGCACCAGCGGGCGCGCCTCGGGACCCAGCATGTCCCTCAATCGGGGTACCAGGGATGTGACACTCCCGCAATCCATCACCAGGCCGCTCCGGTCGTCCTGCCGCATGGGAAAATAATTCCACAGGTGAAACTCGCTTATCGTCTCCGCCGAAAGAACCGCCATGAGAGTTTCCATGGCACCCTCGTTCGCCGATGTCAACACGGAATTGCTGATCACGTTCACGTCGTGGGCGGCCAGGTTCCGCAGGCCCTTCATGGTTTCGCGATAGGATCCCCTCCGGCGCGTAATACTGTCATGGACATCCTCTGTCCCGTGAATGCTGACAAAAAACTCGTTGACACCGCAGTCCACGAGCCGCCGCAGGTACCGGGGGTCGGCGAGCCGCCTGCCGTTCGTCTGTATCTGGATTG
This is a stretch of genomic DNA from Syntrophales bacterium. It encodes these proteins:
- a CDS encoding radical SAM protein, producing the protein MPARRVDLRTYLVISLWFGCNNDCVLCMLKGFKDTLPPIGFERFREVVLGVRERRLYENLILSGAEVTTFDELFRYVEFAASLGWFKTIQIQTNGRRLADPRYLRRLVDCGVNEFFVSIHGTEDVHDSITRRRGSYRETMKGLRNLAAHDVNVISNSVLTSANEGAMETLMAVLSAETISEFHLWNYFPMRQDDRSGLVMDCGSVTSLVPRLRDMLGPEARPLVLKAFPHCLPAPAGVVFDSRFPVTVLPGAFWEEFEKSAFGSCPYRGQCADRSCWGLSKAYMAAFGDERERLRPVPIPSER